The following proteins are encoded in a genomic region of Limosilactobacillus reuteri subsp. reuteri:
- a CDS encoding YibE/F family protein gives MTTITGLGLVLLILMVLVGGKQGWTAFLSLLLNFGFLYFAIILVAFHVPPLFVTVTIGITILAITIFMGEDDLRTTVTAFYASLSVLCLILVLIFIVEHWAMVQGFGTEDSDELEGMSILIGISYFKVSVTTTILSSLGAIAEAAMAISSGLTEILENHPERTNRQLIHSGMAIGQQIIGTTFNTLFFGFFGGFLALFIWFLGLHYSFGTIMNNKIFVAEMIEILISFIGVLITVPMTAWVMTKRRKSVIDNHPKTK, from the coding sequence ATGACGACAATTACGGGCCTTGGCTTAGTATTGTTAATTTTGATGGTCCTTGTGGGAGGAAAACAGGGCTGGACAGCTTTTTTAAGCTTGCTTCTTAATTTTGGCTTTTTATATTTTGCAATTATTTTAGTCGCGTTTCATGTCCCTCCGTTATTTGTAACGGTGACTATTGGGATTACAATTTTGGCAATAACCATTTTCATGGGAGAGGATGATTTGCGGACAACCGTGACAGCCTTTTATGCTTCCCTCAGCGTGTTATGTTTAATTTTAGTGCTGATCTTTATTGTCGAGCACTGGGCAATGGTGCAGGGCTTTGGAACAGAAGATAGCGATGAGTTAGAAGGAATGTCAATTTTAATTGGAATTAGTTATTTCAAAGTTTCTGTTACTACGACTATTTTGAGTTCGCTCGGCGCAATTGCAGAAGCGGCAATGGCGATTTCCTCTGGCCTTACGGAAATCCTTGAGAATCATCCCGAAAGAACTAATCGTCAATTAATTCATAGTGGGATGGCAATCGGGCAACAGATTATTGGAACAACATTTAATACGCTTTTCTTTGGCTTCTTCGGTGGATTCTTAGCACTATTTATTTGGTTCTTAGGTCTCCACTATTCCTTTGGTACAATTATGAATAATAAAATTTTTGTGGCAGAAATGATTGAAATTCTGATCTCTTTCATTGGGGTGCTGATCACTGTTCCCATGACCGCTTGGGTGATGACAAAGCGGCGTAAATCAGTTATTGACAATCATCCTAAAACAAAGTAA
- a CDS encoding solute carrier family 23 protein, whose protein sequence is MAHRDNVVLDVDERPAPWQWFGLSLQHMFSMFGSTVLVPILVGLNPGIALFSSGVGTLMYLLITKHKIPAYMGSSFSFVVPMMALMKTTGYPGIVQGTIAVGCVYLIMSVIVTLVGSQWIDRILPPIVVGPIVVVIGLSLAGTAAKDATINSATGHYDLRFFAVAMLTMAITVIFNMYFKGFLGLIPILMGIVAGYIIAILFGIVNFSPVAHAHWFSLPDFQIPFVDYHPQLYWGAILSMAPIAFVTMTEHLGHIMVLNELTERNYFKEPGLNHTLAGDGTASIIAGFVGGPPVTSYGENIGVMAITRVHSVYVIAGAAVFAIFFSFIGKLSALIESIPSPVIGGISFLLFGVIASSGLRVMIENKIDFNEKRNLMISSVILVIGIGNAYLQLGKYQFSGLAVAAVLGIIMNLILPQKAKSEM, encoded by the coding sequence ATGGCGCACCGTGATAATGTTGTATTAGATGTAGACGAACGGCCGGCACCTTGGCAGTGGTTTGGCTTATCTTTACAACATATGTTTTCTATGTTTGGTTCCACTGTTTTAGTCCCAATCTTGGTTGGATTAAATCCAGGAATTGCCTTGTTTAGTTCGGGGGTAGGAACCCTGATGTACTTACTTATTACTAAGCATAAGATTCCTGCTTATATGGGATCTAGTTTCTCATTTGTTGTCCCAATGATGGCTTTAATGAAAACTACTGGTTATCCAGGAATTGTACAGGGTACAATTGCCGTTGGGTGCGTATATTTAATCATGTCAGTAATTGTAACGTTGGTTGGCTCGCAATGGATTGACCGCATTCTGCCACCAATTGTTGTCGGTCCGATTGTTGTTGTAATCGGATTGTCATTAGCAGGAACAGCCGCTAAAGATGCTACTATCAATTCGGCTACTGGCCATTATGATTTGCGCTTTTTTGCGGTCGCAATGCTTACGATGGCAATAACAGTTATCTTCAATATGTATTTTAAAGGATTCCTTGGTTTAATTCCGATTTTGATGGGGATTGTTGCTGGTTATATTATTGCGATCTTATTTGGTATTGTGAATTTTTCCCCAGTTGCGCATGCACACTGGTTTAGTTTGCCAGACTTCCAGATTCCGTTTGTTGATTATCATCCTCAATTATACTGGGGTGCGATTTTGAGTATGGCACCGATCGCTTTCGTTACCATGACAGAACATTTGGGGCATATTATGGTTCTGAATGAGTTGACTGAACGAAATTACTTCAAGGAACCAGGGTTGAACCATACGCTTGCAGGAGATGGGACGGCTTCAATTATTGCTGGTTTCGTTGGTGGACCACCCGTAACTAGTTATGGTGAAAATATTGGGGTAATGGCAATTACGCGTGTCCATTCAGTTTACGTTATTGCTGGAGCAGCTGTATTTGCCATCTTCTTTAGCTTTATTGGTAAATTAAGCGCTCTGATTGAATCTATTCCTTCACCAGTTATCGGCGGGATTTCATTCCTATTATTTGGTGTGATTGCCTCTAGTGGATTGCGCGTAATGATTGAGAACAAAATTGATTTTAATGAAAAAAGAAATTTAATGATTTCATCCGTTATTTTAGTAATTGGGATTGGGAATGCCTATCTTCAATTGGGAAAATATCAATTCTCTGGATTAGCAGTTGCAGCTGTCCTCGGAATAATAATGAATTTAATTCTTCCACAAAAAGCCAAAAGTGAAATGTAG
- the atpB gene encoding F0F1 ATP synthase subunit A gives MGGDALTFKLFGLTFNTTNIVSGLIIYAIVFFTLYGMSRKIQMKPTGAQNVFEWLVDFTNGIVRSQMPASEQGHYSFFAFVLFVFIFFANQFGLIFQFHWNGAEVLRSPTADPVVTLTLSLMVMVLAFAAGVAHNGLGGYLKGYTKPFTLMLPVNIIEDFANFLTLGLRIFGNIFAGELLMSLIANMAFSHGILTIIPGLFLELAWQGFSVFIGSIQAYVFVTLTTVYISRKISE, from the coding sequence ATGGGCGGTGATGCTTTAACTTTTAAGCTTTTCGGACTCACGTTCAATACTACGAACATTGTTTCTGGACTGATTATCTACGCAATCGTGTTCTTCACTCTTTACGGGATGTCACGAAAGATCCAAATGAAGCCTACTGGTGCACAAAATGTATTTGAGTGGCTAGTTGACTTTACTAATGGAATTGTGCGAAGTCAGATGCCAGCATCCGAACAAGGGCACTATAGTTTCTTTGCCTTTGTTTTGTTTGTTTTCATTTTCTTTGCAAACCAATTCGGTTTAATTTTCCAATTCCATTGGAACGGAGCTGAAGTGCTTAGAAGTCCAACGGCAGATCCAGTTGTTACGTTAACACTTTCTTTAATGGTAATGGTATTAGCATTCGCTGCTGGAGTAGCACATAATGGCCTTGGTGGATACTTGAAAGGATACACTAAACCATTTACTTTAATGCTTCCTGTTAACATTATCGAAGACTTTGCTAACTTCTTAACTCTTGGTCTCCGTATTTTTGGTAACATTTTTGCCGGTGAACTTTTAATGAGTTTGATTGCTAATATGGCATTCTCACATGGAATCCTAACTATTATTCCAGGACTATTTTTGGAACTAGCATGGCAAGGGTTCTCCGTATTTATCGGTTCGATTCAGGCATATGTCTTTGTAACATTAACGACGGTTTATATTTCTCGGAAGATTTCCGAATAA
- the atpE gene encoding F0F1 ATP synthase subunit C — MALGAIAAGLAAMGAAIGGGIGDGILIGHTVDSIARQPELQSRLQATMFIGVGLIEAMPIIAIVIGFLVMNK, encoded by the coding sequence ATGGCATTAGGAGCAATTGCTGCAGGACTCGCGGCTATGGGTGCCGCTATCGGTGGTGGTATCGGTGACGGTATCTTAATCGGACACACAGTTGACAGTATCGCACGTCAACCAGAATTACAAAGTAGATTACAAGCAACGATGTTTATTGGTGTTGGTTTGATTGAAGCCATGCCTATTATTGCCATCGTTATTGGCTTCCTTGTTATGAACAAGTAA